A genomic segment from Nicotiana sylvestris chromosome 1, ASM39365v2, whole genome shotgun sequence encodes:
- the LOC138891248 gene encoding uncharacterized protein, with protein sequence MQDCDSILAKTERALSKAKERIQQLNKEARSNKERQVRQSEEDRSQHKKEKDRWIHSEAQLHAQLEEARSYNREHQQADIDRERAQAADIDRERAQARLDQARLRAQLVSALDREDYIRDIATTRQ encoded by the coding sequence atgcaagattgtgattccattttggcaaaaaccgaaagggcgttgagcaaagctaaagaaagaatccaacaactAAACaaagaggccagatctaataaggaacgccaagtaaggcaatccgaagaagataggTCACAACACAAGAAGGAGAAAGAtcgttggatacattcagaagcccaACTTCATGCACAACTAGAAGAAGCAAGAAgttacaacagagaacatcaacaagcagacattgacagagaaagagcacaggcCGCAGACATtgacagagaaagagcacaggcaagactcgatcaggccagactccgagctcaattagtgtcagctttagatcgtgaagactatatcagagatatagccaccactcgccaatag